One genomic region from Microcystis panniformis FACHB-1757 encodes:
- a CDS encoding DUF6398 domain-containing protein, which translates to MTFNIRQLDNLDYDEAEPLLEDYITGAIEEYINSPEGEAYYQEKQEGCGWIATFVELGYLYEGYTLATMTKADVQILMEKILPRKITVLDPTETEDAIPELISFWQFLGREYKLTQAKAIIKYLEQLGDRFGQLMNNPSSGGFMKNLLLQAHQQGFDITSQEGLTAFQETYNAEQRAKQQAAATSKKTPPAVPKSENVPKAMQAKYQEITAITDKFAAQYLNEEYAQLIRQLTATLARKRPSPLEKGKANSWAAGITHALGMVNFLFDPTQNPHISATELYQAFGVAQSTGQAKSKQVRDLLKMSYLDSEWALPSNLENHPSTTVRNLITTMLGDS; encoded by the coding sequence ATGACTTTTAATATCCGACAATTAGATAATTTAGACTACGATGAAGCCGAACCCTTATTAGAAGATTATATTACTGGAGCGATCGAAGAATATATCAATTCGCCAGAGGGAGAAGCCTATTATCAAGAAAAACAAGAAGGTTGTGGTTGGATTGCTACCTTTGTCGAGTTGGGCTATCTCTATGAAGGGTATACCCTGGCTACCATGACTAAGGCAGATGTGCAGATCTTAATGGAGAAGATTTTACCACGCAAAATTACTGTCCTCGATCCGACGGAAACCGAAGATGCTATCCCTGAATTAATTAGTTTTTGGCAATTTTTGGGACGAGAATATAAATTAACTCAGGCTAAGGCTATTATTAAATATTTAGAGCAATTAGGAGATCGCTTTGGTCAACTGATGAACAATCCCAGCAGTGGCGGTTTTATGAAAAATCTCCTGTTACAAGCGCATCAGCAGGGTTTTGATATCACCAGTCAGGAGGGTTTAACAGCTTTTCAAGAAACATATAATGCTGAACAACGCGCCAAACAGCAAGCGGCAGCAACATCGAAAAAAACGCCCCCAGCTGTTCCTAAATCGGAAAATGTTCCCAAGGCAATGCAGGCCAAATATCAAGAAATTACCGCTATTACCGATAAATTTGCCGCTCAATATCTTAATGAAGAATACGCCCAACTTATTCGCCAATTAACCGCAACTTTAGCTCGTAAGCGTCCCTCTCCCCTAGAAAAAGGTAAGGCTAATTCCTGGGCTGCCGGCATTACTCACGCCCTAGGAATGGTCAATTTTCTCTTCGATCCTACTCAAAATCCCCACATTTCGGCCACAGAACTTTATCAGGCTTTTGGGGTTGCCCAAAGTACAGGACAAGCTAAATCAAAACAAGTGAGAGATTTACTGAAGATGTCCTATCTTGACTCAGAATGGGCTTTACCAAGCAATTTAGAGAACCATCCTAGCACTACTGTCCGGAACTTAATCACTACCATGCTCGGTGATAGTTAG
- the hetL gene encoding heterocyst differentiation pentapeptide repeat protein HetL yields the protein MLVEELCQRYREGERDFGGINLREGDLTNISLPGVNFCRADLRQARLGKIRLARSMLREADLSEAILWGADLSQVDFYRACLRDADLSGANLIEANLEATYLTKAVLNGVNLNSANLQQALLIDADFRSTSDQRTDLGKTNFCGADLNYANLSGSLLYRANLANCRLCRVNFRASPERDGFITDLTGASFRGADLSYADLRGAILEDVDLTGADLTGTLF from the coding sequence ATGCTCGTAGAAGAACTTTGTCAACGTTATCGGGAGGGAGAAAGAGATTTTGGGGGGATTAATTTGCGGGAAGGCGACTTAACTAATATTTCCCTCCCAGGAGTCAATTTTTGCCGTGCAGATTTGCGACAGGCCCGGTTAGGAAAAATACGCCTCGCGCGATCGATGCTGAGAGAAGCGGATTTAAGTGAGGCGATTCTCTGGGGAGCAGATTTAAGTCAAGTGGACTTTTATCGAGCTTGTTTACGAGATGCGGACTTAAGCGGGGCTAATCTGATCGAAGCCAATTTAGAAGCCACTTATTTAACCAAAGCCGTCTTAAACGGTGTTAATCTCAACAGTGCTAATCTCCAGCAGGCCCTATTAATCGATGCCGATTTTCGCTCCACTTCCGACCAACGCACGGACTTAGGCAAAACTAACTTTTGCGGAGCCGATCTCAACTATGCTAATCTGAGCGGCTCCCTGTTATATCGAGCTAATTTGGCTAATTGCCGACTTTGCCGGGTTAATTTTCGTGCTAGTCCCGAAAGAGACGGATTTATCACCGATCTCACCGGGGCCAGTTTCCGGGGTGCGGATCTCAGTTATGCTGATTTGCGCGGGGCAATTTTAGAAGATGTGGACTTAACTGGTGCTGATTTAACCGGG
- the gatA gene encoding Asp-tRNA(Asn)/Glu-tRNA(Gln) amidotransferase subunit GatA → MTSIRQLHQQLVNKEKTAVEIATEFLARIQAIEPQVKSFLHLTPDLALAQAQKVDEKIARGESLHPLAGIPIALKDNLCTKGIPTTCASRILENFVPPYESTVTQKLRDLGAVIVGKTNLDEFAMGSSTENSGYQVTANPWDLSRVPGGSSGGSAAAVAAQECVVALGSDTGGSIRQPASFCGVVGLKPTYGLVSRFGLVAYASSLDQIGPFGRTVEDAAILLQAIAGYDPQDSTSLNLPIPDYSQFLKTSLKGLKIGVIKETFGEGLDQVVAEAVNQALEQLKALGATIKEISCPRFRYGLPTYYIIAPSEASANLARYDGVKYGIREDADSLIDMYTKTRAQGFGAEVKRRIMLGTYTLSAGYYDAYYLKAQKVRTLIKEDFDRAFQSVDVLVSPTSPTTAFKAGEKTADPLSMYLSDLMTIPVNLAGLPGLSLPCGFDGQGLPIGLQLVGNVLREDQLFHVAHAYEQATDWHKRQPSFTN, encoded by the coding sequence ATGACTTCGATTCGTCAACTGCATCAACAACTCGTCAATAAAGAAAAAACAGCCGTCGAAATCGCCACAGAATTTCTCGCTCGTATTCAAGCGATCGAACCACAAGTAAAAAGCTTTCTCCATTTAACCCCGGATTTAGCCCTCGCACAAGCCCAAAAAGTGGACGAGAAAATCGCCAGAGGTGAATCTCTGCATCCCTTGGCAGGTATTCCCATCGCATTAAAAGATAATCTCTGCACCAAGGGTATCCCCACCACCTGCGCTTCTCGGATTTTAGAGAATTTTGTCCCCCCCTACGAGTCCACCGTTACCCAAAAATTACGGGATTTAGGGGCAGTTATCGTCGGTAAAACCAATTTAGACGAGTTTGCCATGGGGAGTTCCACAGAAAACTCCGGTTATCAAGTTACTGCTAATCCTTGGGACTTATCCCGGGTGCCGGGAGGCTCTTCGGGGGGTTCGGCTGCGGCTGTGGCCGCTCAAGAATGCGTGGTCGCCCTAGGCTCGGATACCGGTGGCTCAATTCGTCAACCGGCTTCGTTTTGTGGCGTTGTTGGGCTAAAACCGACCTATGGCTTGGTTTCTCGCTTTGGTTTGGTGGCTTACGCTTCTTCTCTCGATCAGATTGGTCCCTTTGGTCGTACCGTAGAAGATGCGGCGATTTTATTACAAGCGATCGCAGGTTACGATCCCCAAGATTCTACCAGTCTCAATCTGCCGATTCCCGACTATAGCCAATTCCTGAAAACCAGTTTAAAAGGGCTAAAAATTGGCGTAATTAAGGAAACTTTCGGGGAAGGTTTGGATCAGGTGGTTGCCGAGGCAGTTAATCAAGCTTTAGAGCAGTTAAAGGCCCTCGGTGCCACAATTAAAGAGATTTCCTGTCCCCGTTTCCGTTACGGATTGCCCACCTACTACATTATCGCCCCCTCGGAAGCATCGGCGAATTTAGCCCGTTACGATGGGGTTAAATACGGTATTCGGGAAGATGCCGATAGTTTGATTGATATGTACACTAAGACTCGCGCTCAGGGTTTTGGTGCGGAAGTCAAGCGCCGGATTATGTTGGGAACCTACACCCTCTCGGCGGGTTATTATGATGCTTATTACCTCAAAGCACAAAAGGTGAGGACTTTGATCAAAGAGGATTTCGATCGAGCTTTTCAATCGGTAGATGTGTTAGTTTCTCCCACTTCACCGACCACAGCTTTTAAAGCTGGGGAAAAAACTGCGGACCCTCTGAGTATGTATTTATCGGATTTAATGACTATTCCCGTCAATTTAGCTGGTTTACCCGGGTTAAGTCTTCCCTGCGGTTTTGATGGGCAAGGTTTGCCGATCGGGTTACAATTAGTGGGTAATGTGCTGCGCGAAGATCAATTATTTCACGTCGCGCACGCCTACGAACAGGCCACCGATTGGCACAAACGTCAACCATCTTTTACAA
- a CDS encoding ArsR/SmtB family transcription factor, with protein MLDSFSPQTSSLVLASVADYFKVLSEVSRLQILSCLQLGAMNGKEIAEATGLGQANLSKHLKALTQAGIISRQPQGVSVYYQITDPVIYDLCQVVCDRISQQMRQRAREFESLPAFHLPK; from the coding sequence ATGTTAGACAGTTTCTCCCCCCAAACCTCTAGCCTCGTCCTCGCTTCGGTGGCGGACTATTTCAAAGTCCTGTCGGAAGTCAGTCGCCTACAGATTCTCAGTTGCTTGCAATTAGGCGCGATGAATGGTAAAGAAATCGCTGAAGCGACCGGACTAGGTCAGGCTAATCTCTCCAAACACCTGAAAGCTTTAACCCAAGCGGGAATTATCTCGCGACAACCCCAAGGAGTCAGCGTTTACTATCAAATTACCGACCCTGTGATCTATGATCTCTGTCAGGTGGTTTGCGATCGCATTAGTCAGCAAATGCGTCAACGGGCCAGAGAATTCGAGAGTCTGCCAGCTTTCCATCTCCCTAAATAA